From the Halalkalicoccus sp. CGA53 genome, one window contains:
- a CDS encoding monovalent cation/H+ antiporter subunit E, with the protein MSDRDGSEGSGHERLLVPISNSVTARQTVDHAVSACLETGGELHLAFALAYEADVPEGTASAEEARRLLARAEAWAAEASDDTLTVETALLGADEYLFGPRDYAEAIEAYVEERGIDRVILDPEYRPGATAPMLQPLEGQLTAAGVEWSEAPVERSARHARFLGPGGRSRFVGLFAVSYLFYLILGDPTYPFDLITGAASATIVAVTLSQVTFSTPLHPTRTPARVLRGMVYVPYLLFEIVKANLAISLVILRPSMPIDPKLTRVNAAVRSGLPLMTLANSITLTPGTLTVRANDQRLVVHTLIAEAREDLFDGGLERAVRFVFYGREAATIATPRERGDTEILQGDDR; encoded by the coding sequence ATGAGCGACCGTGACGGGAGCGAGGGGTCGGGCCACGAACGACTCCTCGTTCCGATATCGAACTCGGTGACGGCCCGGCAGACCGTCGATCACGCCGTCTCCGCCTGTCTCGAGACCGGCGGCGAACTCCACCTGGCGTTCGCGCTCGCCTACGAGGCCGACGTCCCCGAGGGGACGGCCTCCGCCGAGGAGGCCCGGCGCCTACTAGCTCGGGCGGAGGCCTGGGCTGCCGAGGCCTCCGACGACACGCTCACGGTCGAGACCGCCCTGCTCGGAGCCGACGAGTACCTCTTCGGCCCCCGCGACTACGCGGAGGCGATCGAGGCCTACGTCGAGGAGCGTGGGATCGACCGGGTGATCCTCGACCCGGAGTACCGCCCCGGCGCGACCGCGCCGATGCTCCAGCCGCTCGAAGGCCAGCTCACGGCTGCCGGCGTCGAGTGGTCCGAGGCACCCGTCGAGCGCTCGGCCCGTCACGCACGGTTTCTCGGTCCGGGCGGCCGGAGCCGGTTCGTCGGCCTCTTCGCCGTCTCCTATCTCTTCTACCTGATCCTGGGCGATCCGACCTACCCCTTCGACCTGATCACCGGCGCGGCGAGCGCGACGATCGTCGCCGTCACCCTCTCGCAGGTCACGTTCTCGACGCCGCTGCACCCGACGCGAACGCCGGCCCGCGTGCTCCGGGGGATGGTCTACGTCCCGTACCTGCTGTTCGAGATCGTGAAGGCGAACCTGGCGATTTCGCTCGTGATCCTCCGGCCGTCGATGCCGATCGACCCGAAGCTCACGCGGGTCAACGCCGCGGTGCGGAGCGGCCTCCCGCTGATGACGCTCGCGAACAGCATCACGCTCACGCCGGGCACCCTGACGGTGAGAGCGAACGACCAGCGACTCGTCGTCCACACGCTGATCGCAGAGGCGCGAGAGGACCTCTTCGACGGTGGGCTCGAACGCGCGGTCCGGTTCGTCTTCTACGGTCGCGAGGCCGCGACCATCGCCACGCCGAGAGAGCGCGGTGACACGGAGATCCTCCAGGGGGACGATCGCTGA
- a CDS encoding VOC family protein, which yields MASIGNITFACDDPETLAEFWAGAVDYELQEAPPELREAIEAEGGDLNAAAAAVDPAGRGPRLFFKKMPRSSPEHIPIHLDLDTEDPDAEIERLTELGATVVETKTETTGPYTETWTVMRDPEGNGFCVQSPHR from the coding sequence ATGGCGTCGATCGGCAACATAACGTTCGCGTGTGACGACCCCGAGACCCTCGCCGAGTTCTGGGCGGGAGCAGTCGACTACGAGCTACAGGAGGCCCCGCCAGAACTCCGTGAGGCCATAGAAGCCGAAGGCGGTGATCTCAACGCAGCCGCTGCGGCCGTCGATCCAGCGGGCCGTGGACCCCGCCTGTTTTTCAAGAAGATGCCACGGTCGTCCCCCGAACACATTCCGATCCACCTCGACCTCGACACCGAGGATCCTGACGCCGAGATCGAGCGGCTGACCGAGTTGGGAGCGACGGTCGTCGAGACGAAAACGGAGACCACCGGCCCCTATACCGAGACCTGGACCGTCATGCGCGATCCCGAAGGAAACGGCTTCTGCGTGCAGTCTCCACATCGATAA
- the coaBC gene encoding bifunctional phosphopantothenoylcysteine decarboxylase/phosphopantothenate--cysteine ligase CoaBC, with product MLSGANVALGVTGSIAAVKVVELAHELRRRGASVRAVMSHSARGIVHPWAVEFATGHPVTTEITGSVEHVELCGYDGWADVLLIAPATANTVGKIASAIDDTPVTTTATTALGSGLPVVIAPAMHEPMYDHPGVLDAIARVESWGVSFVDPRIEEGKAKVASEDAICLDVARAVGDRPLAGREVVITSGATVEPIDPVRVLTNRSSGRTGRQVARACYVVGADVTLVHGPVGPHPLGAEFPRPAFAEVQEVESEEEMREATLSAVDGADALLSVAAVGDYAVETATEKIRSGQEGLSLDLSPTPKLIDAVRERHPDLPIVGFKAETGGDDDDLIATARETLTRVELAFVVANDASVMGAEDSRVLLVTGDDATECEGTKWAVGEAVAAKLAGELA from the coding sequence ATGCTCTCGGGAGCCAACGTCGCACTCGGCGTCACGGGGTCGATCGCCGCGGTGAAGGTGGTCGAACTCGCACACGAACTCCGCCGACGCGGCGCGTCGGTGCGGGCCGTGATGAGCCACAGTGCCCGGGGGATCGTCCACCCGTGGGCTGTCGAGTTCGCGACCGGGCACCCGGTGACGACCGAGATAACCGGGAGCGTCGAACACGTCGAGCTCTGTGGCTACGACGGCTGGGCGGACGTCCTCCTGATCGCGCCTGCCACGGCGAACACGGTCGGGAAGATCGCGAGCGCGATCGACGACACGCCCGTGACGACCACCGCGACGACGGCGCTCGGCTCCGGACTCCCGGTCGTGATCGCCCCCGCGATGCACGAGCCGATGTACGACCACCCCGGGGTTCTCGACGCCATCGCCCGGGTCGAGTCCTGGGGCGTCTCGTTCGTCGACCCGAGGATCGAGGAGGGGAAGGCGAAGGTGGCGAGCGAGGACGCGATCTGTCTCGACGTGGCGCGGGCAGTGGGCGACCGACCGCTCGCCGGGAGGGAGGTCGTGATCACGAGCGGGGCGACGGTCGAACCGATAGACCCGGTGCGGGTGCTCACGAATCGGTCGTCCGGGCGGACGGGGAGGCAGGTCGCCCGGGCCTGCTACGTCGTGGGCGCGGACGTGACGCTCGTCCACGGCCCGGTCGGGCCGCACCCCCTCGGTGCCGAGTTCCCGAGACCGGCGTTCGCCGAGGTCCAGGAGGTCGAGTCCGAGGAAGAGATGCGCGAGGCGACGCTCTCGGCGGTCGATGGGGCCGACGCGCTGCTCTCGGTCGCGGCGGTCGGCGACTACGCGGTCGAGACAGCCACGGAGAAGATCCGGTCCGGACAGGAGGGGCTCTCGCTCGACCTCTCGCCCACCCCGAAACTGATCGACGCGGTGCGAGAGCGCCACCCGGACCTGCCGATCGTCGGCTTCAAGGCCGAGACCGGCGGCGACGACGACGACCTGATCGCGACCGCTCGCGAGACGCTCACCCGGGTGGAACTCGCCTTTGTCGTCGCGAACGACGCGAGCGTGATGGGCGCCGAGGACTCGCGGGTCCTGCTCGTGACCGGGGACGACGCGACCGAGTGCGAGGGTACGAAGTGGGCGGTGGGCGAGGCGGTCGCGGCGAAACTCGCCGGAGAACTCGCCTAG
- a CDS encoding DUF4040 domain-containing protein, with translation MTPLEGTLVVFVVITAVATALFRDVLSAIIVFAAYSLGMAILYTFLLAPDVAMTEAAIGAGVTSILLLLTIAKTSRPASDDLFEEIHLPGLIAVGALALVLLSTIPEVPAVGDPAAPVWSNPEVTQYYIQNTWADTGVQNAVTAVLAAYRGFDTFGEAVVVFAAGIATLLVLNREAFA, from the coding sequence GTGACCCCGCTCGAAGGCACGCTCGTGGTCTTCGTCGTCATCACCGCCGTCGCCACCGCGCTCTTTCGGGACGTACTCTCGGCGATCATCGTATTCGCCGCCTACAGCCTGGGAATGGCGATCCTCTACACGTTCCTCTTAGCACCCGACGTCGCGATGACCGAGGCGGCGATCGGGGCCGGGGTCACCTCGATACTGCTCCTTCTCACCATCGCGAAGACGAGTCGGCCCGCGAGCGACGACCTCTTCGAGGAGATCCACCTTCCCGGGCTGATCGCCGTCGGGGCGCTCGCGCTGGTGTTGCTCTCGACGATCCCCGAGGTCCCCGCCGTGGGCGACCCGGCAGCCCCGGTCTGGTCGAACCCCGAGGTCACCCAGTACTACATCCAGAACACGTGGGCGGACACCGGCGTCCAGAACGCCGTGACGGCGGTGCTCGCGGCCTACCGCGGCTTCGACACCTTCGGCGAGGCGGTCGTCGTCTTCGCCGCCGGGATCGCCACGCTGCTGGTGCTCAACCGGGAGGCGTTCGCCTGA
- a CDS encoding translation initiation factor eIF-1A produces the protein MSEESPSTELRLPTDTQQFALVTEIRDGGHARLRCADRIERTGKVPVRLRNRVWIREGDLVLVEPWGWESEKAEIVWRYTDRNAERLRSDGHVSL, from the coding sequence GTGTCCGAGGAATCGCCGTCGACGGAGCTTCGACTCCCCACCGACACGCAGCAGTTCGCGTTAGTCACCGAGATCCGGGACGGTGGGCACGCGAGGCTTCGCTGTGCCGATCGGATCGAGCGGACCGGGAAGGTGCCCGTCCGGCTCAGAAACCGGGTCTGGATCCGCGAGGGGGATCTCGTGCTGGTCGAGCCGTGGGGCTGGGAGAGCGAGAAAGCCGAGATCGTCTGGCGCTACACCGACCGGAACGCGGAGCGTCTCCGGAGCGACGGCCACGTCTCGCTGTAA
- a CDS encoding WD40/YVTN/BNR-like repeat-containing protein: MNTDRRTFIKLTGIAAASTTLAGQAVATGADWADVPTPTDATLSGVVGTREGPYAVGEGGLVLVRRTTGWEAVLETGPTTDANELNDVAATDDGRHVWFCGGSGVVGRYDTLRNEVTDYSGPSPEDEEGEKTSTWTALAAAGPAGEERVVLANGSGEVLPGDVTEDGGVDWGTVVEPGAGTTINGVSFLSRDEGFVCDSEGAVYETTDGGASWEGVGVQSAEEELQDLAVVDQDDVSVVASNGFVYEYDGTVWRDYDVGSETVFAVSRDGEDGLAVGASGYMYERTVSDDEADWERIDQPSEGDLFGVDLDTVGEFPDAAVGTGGTAVERGDYTALPQRLRLTKDVPASVDYELELVEGCEVEVETGEDDATVDECTVTGTLGNGDEHVFDLAGRIVDFDVTGGPLPQTNAEFGDDDFELFDVSPLRLADRTWNEVDSPVQSALYGVAAGAVPVAAGEEGRILRREDGDWFVVREDGPSGGSNPLNDAAATEDGDAVWVAGGSGAIGRYDVGEDELADYTAPEVEGSDGDVEEKTSTWGAVAVGGDAGEERIVLLNGSGEALPGEYTGDDVEWGQVVEPGGGSSIAGASFLPGSDTVYASDTNSEVFRSDDAGENWETIGVSGGSVAMNDVAAEESDDVTAAGGDGSVFRFNGAVWTKLDAGEEALSGIDRGRDRGVAAGGSGTTVSWTLYGWDEDGTPTAADLQDVVIAGTALDVAVGEDGAILERGRR; encoded by the coding sequence ATGAATACCGACCGACGGACGTTCATCAAGCTCACCGGCATCGCGGCGGCAAGTACGACGCTGGCGGGGCAGGCGGTCGCCACGGGCGCCGACTGGGCGGACGTGCCGACCCCCACCGATGCGACCCTCTCCGGGGTGGTCGGGACTCGCGAGGGGCCGTACGCCGTCGGCGAAGGGGGTCTGGTCCTCGTCCGACGGACCACCGGCTGGGAGGCGGTCCTCGAGACGGGGCCGACGACCGACGCGAACGAACTGAACGACGTCGCCGCCACCGACGACGGCCGGCACGTCTGGTTCTGTGGTGGCAGCGGCGTCGTCGGGCGGTACGACACCCTCCGGAACGAGGTGACCGACTACTCCGGGCCGAGTCCGGAGGACGAGGAGGGCGAGAAGACGAGTACGTGGACCGCACTGGCGGCGGCCGGGCCCGCGGGCGAAGAGCGCGTCGTGCTCGCGAACGGCTCCGGTGAGGTGCTCCCCGGTGACGTGACGGAGGACGGCGGCGTGGACTGGGGTACGGTCGTCGAACCCGGTGCCGGGACGACGATCAACGGCGTCTCGTTCCTTTCGCGCGATGAGGGGTTCGTCTGTGACTCCGAGGGTGCCGTCTACGAGACGACCGACGGCGGGGCGTCGTGGGAGGGGGTCGGCGTCCAGTCGGCGGAGGAGGAACTGCAGGACCTCGCGGTCGTCGACCAGGACGACGTTTCCGTCGTAGCGAGCAACGGTTTCGTCTACGAGTACGACGGAACCGTCTGGCGGGACTACGACGTCGGCAGCGAGACGGTGTTCGCAGTCTCCAGGGACGGCGAGGACGGCCTCGCGGTCGGCGCGAGCGGCTACATGTACGAACGAACGGTTTCCGACGATGAAGCGGACTGGGAGCGGATCGACCAGCCGAGTGAGGGCGACCTGTTCGGTGTCGATCTCGACACGGTAGGGGAGTTCCCGGACGCGGCCGTCGGGACCGGCGGGACGGCCGTCGAGCGCGGGGACTACACCGCCCTGCCCCAGCGACTCCGGCTCACGAAGGACGTCCCGGCGTCGGTCGACTACGAACTCGAGCTCGTCGAGGGCTGTGAGGTCGAGGTCGAAACGGGCGAGGACGACGCGACCGTCGACGAATGCACCGTGACGGGCACGCTCGGAAACGGCGACGAACACGTCTTCGACCTCGCCGGTCGGATCGTCGACTTCGACGTGACCGGCGGGCCGCTTCCGCAGACGAACGCCGAGTTCGGCGACGACGACTTCGAACTGTTCGACGTCTCGCCGCTGCGGCTCGCCGATCGCACGTGGAACGAGGTCGATTCACCGGTTCAGAGCGCTCTCTACGGCGTGGCTGCGGGAGCCGTCCCGGTCGCCGCCGGCGAGGAGGGTCGGATCCTCCGACGCGAGGACGGCGACTGGTTCGTCGTCAGGGAGGACGGCCCGTCGGGGGGGTCGAACCCGCTCAACGACGCGGCCGCCACGGAGGATGGCGACGCGGTCTGGGTGGCCGGCGGGAGCGGTGCGATCGGCCGCTACGACGTCGGAGAGGACGAACTCGCCGACTACACCGCACCGGAGGTCGAGGGGAGCGACGGCGACGTGGAGGAGAAGACGAGCACCTGGGGGGCCGTCGCTGTCGGCGGCGATGCCGGCGAGGAACGGATCGTCCTGCTCAACGGCTCCGGCGAGGCGCTGCCCGGCGAGTACACCGGTGACGATGTCGAGTGGGGCCAGGTCGTCGAACCCGGCGGGGGTTCCAGCATCGCCGGCGCGTCGTTCCTCCCGGGGAGCGACACCGTCTACGCCTCGGACACGAACTCGGAGGTGTTCCGCAGCGACGACGCCGGCGAGAACTGGGAGACGATCGGCGTCTCCGGCGGCTCCGTCGCGATGAACGACGTCGCAGCCGAGGAGAGCGACGACGTGACCGCCGCGGGCGGCGACGGCTCGGTCTTCCGGTTCAACGGCGCCGTCTGGACGAAGCTCGACGCCGGCGAGGAGGCGCTCTCGGGGATCGACCGCGGGCGCGACCGGGGCGTCGCGGCCGGAGGCAGTGGGACGACGGTCTCGTGGACGCTCTACGGCTGGGACGAGGACGGGACGCCGACGGCGGCCGACCTGCAGGACGTCGTCATCGCGGGTACGGCGCTCGACGTGGCCGTCGGCGAGGACGGTGCGATCCTCGAACGCGGCCGCCGGTAG
- a CDS encoding cation:proton antiporter encodes MVVSEIFLFAAALFVVLAIAMFYRAVAGPTVQDRVLAVNVLGTNTVVILALLAAGLDQPWFLDVALIYALLNFLMAVAISKFTVERGGVL; translated from the coding sequence ATGGTCGTCTCGGAGATCTTCCTGTTCGCCGCCGCGCTGTTCGTCGTCCTCGCCATCGCGATGTTCTACCGGGCGGTCGCCGGGCCGACGGTCCAGGACCGCGTGCTCGCGGTGAACGTCCTCGGGACGAACACGGTGGTGATCCTCGCGCTGCTCGCCGCGGGTCTCGACCAGCCGTGGTTCCTCGACGTCGCGCTGATCTACGCGCTGCTCAACTTCCTGATGGCCGTCGCCATCTCGAAGTTCACCGTCGAGCGGGGGGGTGTGCTGTGA
- a CDS encoding alpha/beta fold hydrolase: MAYIETADGVPLYYDERGEGETVVLVHGWSCDSEFWWQKNADALAADHHLVTYDLRGHGLSGKTDDGHSMSGYAADLEFLMEELDLSDVTLVGWSMGVPVILTYLEEVGDERVLALGLIDQTPKFFTDDEWEFGLMGEFSEEGMEGLADGIEADRAETAKPVIQAFFGEPRSDEELAEMYARTTLTPSSVAASLLRDFFPMDFREQLAELALPTLLCYGEQSVVFPGPLGEWMHEQIPDSELVLFDESGHSPFWEEPEKFNESLSGFVRGVAEREAVNAD; the protein is encoded by the coding sequence ATGGCTTACATCGAGACGGCCGACGGCGTTCCGCTGTACTACGACGAACGCGGCGAGGGCGAGACGGTCGTGCTGGTCCACGGCTGGAGCTGCGACTCGGAGTTCTGGTGGCAGAAGAATGCCGACGCGCTCGCGGCCGACCACCACCTCGTCACCTACGACCTCCGGGGCCACGGCCTCTCCGGGAAGACCGACGACGGTCACAGCATGTCCGGCTACGCGGCGGACCTCGAGTTCCTGATGGAGGAACTCGACCTCTCGGACGTGACGCTCGTCGGCTGGTCGATGGGCGTCCCGGTCATCCTGACCTACCTGGAGGAGGTCGGCGACGAGCGGGTGCTGGCGCTCGGGCTGATCGACCAGACCCCGAAGTTCTTCACCGACGACGAGTGGGAGTTCGGGCTCATGGGCGAGTTCTCCGAGGAGGGGATGGAGGGACTCGCCGACGGGATCGAGGCCGACCGAGCCGAGACGGCCAAGCCGGTCATCCAGGCGTTCTTCGGCGAGCCGCGCTCGGACGAGGAGCTCGCGGAGATGTACGCCCGGACGACGCTGACCCCGAGTTCCGTCGCGGCGTCGCTGCTCAGAGACTTCTTTCCCATGGACTTCAGGGAGCAGCTCGCCGAACTCGCGCTCCCGACGCTGCTCTGTTACGGCGAGCAGAGCGTGGTCTTCCCCGGCCCACTCGGCGAGTGGATGCACGAGCAGATCCCAGACTCCGAACTCGTGCTCTTCGACGAGAGCGGTCACAGCCCGTTCTGGGAGGAGCCCGAGAAGTTCAACGAGAGCCTGAGCGGGTTCGTGAGAGGGGTCGCGGAACGCGAAGCGGTGAATGCGGACTGA
- the mnhG gene encoding monovalent cation/H(+) antiporter subunit G, with translation MIETLRFWAIIILLVGGLFFTFVSAVGVLRLPDVYARAHTASQTDTLGAGLALAAVALALGWQHATVYTVLLLFFVFITNPTAAHAIARAASESGIEPWTPEGESRTDGGEKR, from the coding sequence GTGATCGAGACGCTCCGGTTCTGGGCGATCATCATCCTCCTCGTCGGGGGGCTGTTCTTCACGTTCGTCTCCGCCGTGGGCGTCCTGCGCCTGCCCGACGTCTACGCCCGCGCGCACACCGCCTCCCAGACCGACACCCTCGGCGCGGGCCTCGCGCTCGCCGCGGTCGCCCTCGCGCTGGGCTGGCAGCACGCGACGGTCTACACCGTGCTGTTGCTCTTTTTCGTCTTCATCACGAACCCGACCGCGGCTCACGCCATCGCCCGGGCCGCCTCGGAGTCGGGGATCGAACCGTGGACTCCCGAGGGCGAGTCGCGAACCGACGGGGGTGAGAAGCGGTGA
- a CDS encoding CHRD domain-containing protein, producing MSDNHVNRRTVLGAVGTTVVGGMLATGSAAAEGHAETFSAELTGAAEVPPVETNASGRATFEVAEDGSAVHFQVYIDCIQNVTQGHIHLGAEGENGPVVVWLYPQDTREPTLLEGVRRDFVLAEGTLTEEDLVGDFEGESLGSLAEAMREEDVYVNIHSEQNPAGEIRGQIVPDEEAEVTEVEEPEELPEEEDPDEEEEPEEEPDEGPISTADEAQGSIAVTERNVNVGQFNPDEEYITFQNTGDRPIDMTGWYLRDRFDSGVVDSRGDPRFQFPRFVLEPGAEVSVYSGVGNDDDENLYWGLTGQNVWLVQGDVIILKDANLDIVLEDEYGNPPNSIRFVFSVLRSLFA from the coding sequence ATGAGTGACAACCACGTCAACAGACGGACGGTACTCGGTGCGGTTGGAACGACGGTCGTCGGCGGGATGCTCGCGACGGGCAGCGCCGCGGCCGAAGGACACGCGGAGACGTTCTCCGCGGAGCTGACGGGCGCGGCGGAGGTCCCGCCGGTCGAGACGAACGCGAGCGGACGGGCCACGTTCGAGGTGGCAGAAGACGGCTCGGCGGTCCACTTCCAGGTGTACATCGACTGTATCCAGAACGTGACACAGGGCCATATCCATCTGGGTGCCGAGGGGGAGAACGGGCCGGTGGTCGTGTGGCTCTACCCGCAGGACACCCGCGAGCCGACGTTGCTCGAGGGCGTCCGACGCGACTTCGTCCTCGCGGAGGGCACCCTCACCGAGGAGGACCTGGTCGGCGACTTCGAGGGCGAGTCCCTCGGATCGCTCGCGGAGGCGATGCGCGAGGAGGACGTCTACGTCAACATCCACTCCGAGCAGAACCCCGCGGGCGAGATCCGGGGACAGATCGTCCCCGACGAGGAGGCCGAGGTGACAGAGGTCGAGGAGCCGGAAGAGCTGCCGGAGGAAGAAGATCCGGACGAAGAGGAAGAACCAGAGGAAGAGCCGGATGAGGGGCCGATCAGCACCGCCGACGAAGCACAGGGCTCGATCGCGGTAACGGAGCGGAACGTCAACGTGGGTCAGTTCAACCCAGACGAGGAGTACATCACCTTCCAAAACACGGGCGACCGCCCGATCGACATGACTGGCTGGTACCTCCGAGATCGGTTCGACTCCGGTGTAGTCGACAGCCGTGGCGATCCCCGATTCCAGTTCCCCAGGTTCGTTCTGGAGCCCGGTGCGGAAGTGAGCGTCTATAGCGGGGTCGGGAACGACGACGACGAGAACCTCTACTGGGGACTGACAGGGCAGAACGTCTGGCTGGTGCAGGGAGACGTGATCATTCTCAAGGACGCGAACCTGGACATCGTCCTTGAAGACGAGTACGGCAACCCGCCGAACTCCATTCGGTTCGTCTTCTCCGTGCTCCGGTCGCTCTTCGCGTAG